The Triticum aestivum cultivar Chinese Spring chromosome 3A, IWGSC CS RefSeq v2.1, whole genome shotgun sequence genome includes a region encoding these proteins:
- the LOC123062057 gene encoding ras-related protein RIC2 (The sequence of the model RefSeq protein was modified relative to this genomic sequence to represent the inferred CDS: added 55 bases not found in genome assembly): protein MAAGYRAEDDYDYLFKVVLIGDSGVGKSNLLSRFTKNEFCLESKSTIGVEFATRSLQVDGKVVKAQIWDTAGQERYRAITSAYYRGAVGALLVYDVTRRATFDNVARWLKELRDHTDASIVVMLVGNKSDLRHLVAVSTEDGQEYAEAESLYFMETSALDATNVDNAFSEVLTQIYRIASRKTVDAGDDGSSAPSKGENINVKDDVSSLKRAGCCSS from the exons TCATCGGCGACTCCGGCGTCGGCAAGTCCAACCTGCTCTCGCGCTTCACCAAGAACGAGTTCTGCCTCGAATCCAAGTCCACCATCGGGGTCGAGTTCGCCACCCGCAGCCTCCAGGTCGACGGCAAGGTCGTCAAGGCCCAGATTTGGGACACCGCCGGCCAGGAGAG ATACCGTGCTATCACAAGTGCCTATTATAGAGGAGCAGTAGGCGCGTTGCTTGTGTATGATGTCACTCGCCGTGCTACATTCGACAATGTGGCACGCTGGCTAAAAGAGCTGAGAGATCACACTGATGCTAGCattgttgtcatgttagttggcAACAAATCTGATCTTCGTCACCTTGTGGCTGTTTCAACTGAAGATGGGCAGGAATATGCTGAGGCGGAGTCACTGTACTTCATGGAAACATCTGCATTAGACGCGACAAATGTAGACAACGCTTTCTCAGAAGTTTTGACTCAGATATACCGAATTGCGAGCAGGAAGACGGTTGATGCAGGAGACGACGGCTCGTCTGCCCCAAGCAAAGGGGAGAATATAAATGTGAAAGACGACGTGTCTTCGCTGAAGAGAGCCGGCTGCTGCTCGAGTTAG